Proteins encoded together in one Myxocyprinus asiaticus isolate MX2 ecotype Aquarium Trade chromosome 21, UBuf_Myxa_2, whole genome shotgun sequence window:
- the mettl18 gene encoding histidine protein methyltransferase 1 homolog, with protein MAFSFNFDIPLQTEGTNGDEHKDDKAKYADPKCTEISTTVPKKMKGAIEHEHLVDPLSHLDNWVPETITIGSLPPLFCLNESVFEKTALEREDNEEILAKTLTENSDLISGVYEGGLKIWECTYDLLEYIDDIQETFFGKSVLDLGCGAGLLGILALKRGASKVDFQDYNSTVIEQLTFPNAFLNCEEESDDDDDNETGEKNGSPPSKRKALNSEKLLLDHCGFFSGDWNSFLTLVQKKNPSPKYDIIFTSETIYNTDYYSSLHNVFCSLLAENGIVYLATKSHYFGVGGGLHQFQKFVEQNNVFQIKCLKDVDQGLKRHVVSLTFKK; from the exons ATGGCGTTCAGTTTCAACTTCGATATTCCTCTGCAGACAGAAGGAACCAATGGCGATGAACATAAAGACGATAAAGCAAAATACGCGGATCCTAAATGCACG GAAATTAGTACAACTGTCCCAAAGAAGATGAAGGGTGCAATTGAGCATGAACATTTGGTAGATCCTCTCTCACACCTTGACAACTGGGTGCCTGAAACCATCACTATTGGTTCATTGCCTCCTCTCTTCTGTCTCAATGAATCAGTGTTTGAGAAGACCGCCCTTGAACGAGAGGACAACGAGGAGATACTGGCCAAAACACTCACTGAAAACTCAGACCTAATCTCTGGAGTTTATGAGGGTGGACTTAAGATATGGGAATGCACTTATGATCTTCTTGAGTACATTGACGATATCCAAGAAACCTTCTTTGGAAAAAGTGTGTTAGATTTGGGTTGTGGAGCAGGTCTACTTGGTATCCTTGCATTGAAGAGAGGAGCCAGCAAAGTTGATTTCCAGGATTATAACAGCACAGTGATAGAGCAACTAACATTTCCGAATGCATTTCTCAACTGCGAAGAAgagagtgatgatgatgatgataatgagacAGGAGAGAAAAATGGTAGCCCACCATCCAAGAGGAAAGCCCTGAATTCAGAGAAATTACTATTAGATCATTGTGGCTTCTTCTCAGGGGACTGGAACTCTTTTCTCACACTTGTGCAAAAGAAAAATCCTTCACCGAAATATGATATCATCTTCACATCTGAAACCATATACAACACAGACTACTACTCTTCTCTTCATAATGTGTTTTGCAGCCTGCTTGCTGAAAATGGGATTGTTTATTTGGCAACCAAGTCTCACTATTTTGGAGTAGGGGGTGGGCTTCATCAGTTTCAGAAGTTTGTTGAGCAGAATAATGTGTTCCAAATCAAATGTTTGAAGGATGTGGATCAAGGCCTGAAGAGACATGTTGTATCATTGACATTTAAAAAGTGA